A portion of the Leptospira wolbachii serovar Codice str. CDC genome contains these proteins:
- the nadC gene encoding carboxylating nicotinate-nucleotide diphosphorylase has protein sequence MIRGYTTPVTEISEKDFESLVTLALEEDLPAGDITTDTLFRSDELCKAELLAKEEGVLCGLAVLECIIRKTNANVVWKPILTDGATLSKGTVIGTLEGSLVSVLKMERILLNFIQYLSGIATNASKVAKEFPNLLILDTRKTLPGYRKLAKYAVYTGGGANHRLNLSEMAMLKDNHVAKAGSIQSAVQIVRNANPGKKIELEIDALSQIDEAMNANPDIILLDNFSDSDTEKAIERIKGNSPQIRIECSGGITPEKLKFLSRFQDIGVSMGYLTHTVKFLDISLDIK, from the coding sequence ATGATAAGAGGATACACAACACCAGTCACGGAAATTTCGGAGAAAGACTTTGAGTCCCTGGTAACCCTTGCCCTAGAGGAAGACCTACCTGCAGGTGATATCACCACTGATACTCTCTTCCGTTCTGATGAATTATGTAAGGCAGAGCTTTTGGCAAAGGAAGAAGGGGTGCTGTGTGGCCTTGCCGTTTTAGAATGTATCATCAGAAAAACGAATGCTAATGTGGTATGGAAACCTATCCTTACCGATGGAGCCACACTTTCAAAGGGTACGGTCATTGGCACATTAGAGGGTTCTCTTGTTTCCGTTTTGAAAATGGAAAGAATCCTTTTGAATTTTATCCAATACCTTTCTGGAATTGCAACAAATGCGAGTAAGGTGGCAAAAGAGTTTCCAAATCTCCTTATTTTAGATACGAGAAAAACACTACCAGGTTATAGAAAACTCGCTAAGTATGCAGTTTACACTGGTGGAGGGGCTAACCACCGATTGAATTTGTCTGAAATGGCAATGTTGAAAGACAATCATGTAGCAAAGGCAGGATCTATCCAATCCGCTGTGCAAATTGTTCGAAATGCTAATCCAGGAAAAAAAATAGAACTAGAAATCGATGCTCTATCGCAGATTGATGAAGCTATGAACGCAAATCCTGATATTATTTTATTAGATAATTTTTCTGATTCTGATACTGAAAAAGCTATTGAACGAATCAAAGGAAATTCTCCTCAGATCCGTATTGAATGTTCTGGTGGGATTACGCCAGAAAAGTTAAAATTTCTCTCTCGGTTCCAAGATATCGGAGTGAGTATGGGTTATTTAACACATACTGTGAAGTTTTTAGATATAAGTTTGGATATCAAATAA
- a CDS encoding lipoprotein LipL71, translating to MLRKEKTAVFLSGLVLFSIGFVNCAQELPVKELALAKSQVERAERLSAEEYAPEEFSEAKKSLISANEFASEEKASDSKKSADYAISKAYDALEKTLPKLAAKSREEAVTAIDAADEAYASEYTPEEFKKAVTARDAGETKLAQADASLASYLREDKDETAKELKRTVALQEYEEAHNNFVEAAKISQDAKKVALDRSGSVRQSADEVDAVLEKAYTYSKGGNPAIDEEKARVASAREDIAAGRLKTADEKIKAARLASASLLQASVKDHAKNRNLQAREVVEDANARFGELNAETFLKSNAKESYASTQENLGASNESLQASGNLLEQEKFDDSIAQSEEAIRLAEISIDQVETLKGKTTVAKKDRTAVDSQADTTKTTTTETDGDKASSSQVEELTGGWKRYTVEKSNPADCLWRIADREDIYNDAKLWPRIFEANRKSIRNKNLIYPKQKLNIPPKTGKIGKAPKQ from the coding sequence ATGTTAAGAAAGGAAAAGACAGCAGTCTTTCTCTCTGGATTGGTATTGTTCTCTATCGGATTTGTTAATTGTGCACAAGAACTTCCTGTGAAAGAACTTGCACTGGCAAAATCTCAAGTAGAAAGGGCGGAAAGACTTTCTGCCGAAGAATATGCACCGGAAGAATTTTCCGAAGCAAAAAAAAGTTTAATCTCTGCAAATGAATTTGCTTCTGAAGAAAAAGCATCTGATTCCAAAAAGAGCGCAGACTATGCTATTTCTAAAGCTTATGATGCTTTGGAAAAAACTCTACCTAAACTTGCAGCAAAATCTCGTGAAGAAGCTGTGACAGCCATTGATGCTGCAGATGAGGCTTACGCTTCCGAATACACTCCTGAAGAATTTAAAAAAGCGGTTACTGCTCGTGATGCTGGGGAAACAAAGTTAGCACAAGCTGATGCAAGCCTTGCTTCTTATTTACGCGAAGACAAAGACGAAACAGCAAAAGAATTAAAACGCACCGTTGCCTTACAAGAATATGAAGAGGCTCACAACAATTTTGTAGAAGCGGCTAAAATCAGCCAAGATGCAAAAAAAGTTGCTCTGGATCGTTCTGGTTCTGTTCGCCAATCTGCTGATGAAGTAGATGCGGTATTAGAAAAAGCATACACTTATTCTAAAGGGGGAAACCCTGCTATTGATGAAGAGAAAGCTCGTGTGGCATCTGCTCGTGAAGACATTGCTGCCGGACGTTTGAAAACTGCTGACGAAAAGATCAAAGCGGCACGTTTAGCTTCCGCTTCTTTATTACAAGCTTCTGTAAAAGACCATGCAAAAAACCGCAACTTGCAAGCTCGTGAAGTTGTGGAAGATGCTAATGCTCGTTTTGGCGAATTAAATGCAGAAACATTTCTTAAATCTAATGCAAAAGAATCGTATGCAAGCACTCAGGAAAATTTAGGTGCATCGAATGAATCTCTCCAAGCTTCAGGGAATCTATTAGAACAAGAAAAGTTTGATGATTCCATTGCTCAGTCGGAAGAAGCCATTCGTTTGGCTGAAATCTCTATTGACCAAGTGGAAACTCTGAAAGGAAAAACTACTGTTGCGAAAAAAGACCGAACAGCAGTGGATTCACAAGCTGACACTACTAAGACAACAACTACAGAGACAGACGGTGATAAAGCTTCTTCTTCTCAAGTAGAGGAACTTACTGGCGGTTGGAAAAGATACACTGTAGAAAAGTCAAACCCTGCAGATTGCCTCTGGAGAATTGCTGATAGAGAAGATATCTATAACGACGCAAAACTTTGGCCAAGAATTTTTGAAGCCAATCGTAAATCGATTCGTAACAAAAATTTGATCTATCCAAAACAAAAATTGAATATCCCTCCAAAAACAGGGAAAATCGGAAAAGCTCCTAAACAATAA
- a CDS encoding extracellular solute-binding protein, which produces MALALNCSEEDTKESLSKVNDVPWQGDMASIPNALRVKNPVADPKAKKGGKIRVYSHQFPKSLNYYLDQFTTTARIFTSLYEPLTGYHPLTLETIPHLARDWKISPDKKKFTFYLDPNARWSDGKPVTAEDVIFTYDTIMNPKNGTAVFRVSLSRFLKPVKLDDLTVVFEAKEVHWNNFNDVASSIFILPKHHFEGKDFNKENMEFPVVSGPYKITEVKKNRYIKLERRGDWWQRAYPFNEGRNNFDQIVYKVYNEEAVALQAFKKGDIDIYPVYSAFVWVEEAKGEPFDKNWIAKQRIFNLKPIGFQGWAMNGRRSIFSDKRVREAMNLLVDRKLMIDKLAYGEYDPTNSYYPDFYLGGEKNPNQPTEFNIEKARKLLAEAGWKPNAEGILEKDGKPFQFSILDRDKKTEKYFTVFLEKAKEVGIRASIDTLDLAAWSERVDKYDFDMTWAAWGSGIFKDPESQWLSKYADEAGQPNLPGLKIDEVDKLIEKQKTEFSVSKRNEILKQIDRIVYKEYPYVLLWHLPSTRLLYWQKYGVPSLPLGKYGDESFSSDYWWYDEEKDKKLSDALSKNEKFTDYEAVVRWK; this is translated from the coding sequence ATGGCTCTTGCCTTAAATTGTTCTGAAGAAGATACAAAAGAATCATTGTCTAAGGTCAACGACGTTCCTTGGCAGGGAGATATGGCTTCTATTCCGAATGCTCTTCGAGTGAAAAATCCCGTGGCGGACCCAAAAGCGAAAAAGGGGGGTAAGATTCGAGTTTATTCTCATCAGTTCCCAAAATCTTTAAATTATTATTTGGATCAGTTTACAACTACGGCCCGTATCTTTACTAGTTTGTATGAACCTCTCACTGGTTACCATCCCCTCACCTTAGAAACCATTCCCCATTTAGCAAGGGATTGGAAGATCTCCCCTGACAAAAAGAAATTTACATTCTACTTGGATCCGAATGCTCGTTGGTCCGATGGAAAACCTGTAACGGCAGAGGATGTTATCTTTACTTATGATACGATCATGAATCCCAAAAATGGAACCGCCGTATTTCGAGTTTCCTTATCGCGATTTTTGAAGCCGGTAAAGTTAGATGACCTAACAGTTGTATTCGAGGCAAAAGAAGTTCATTGGAATAACTTTAATGATGTAGCTTCATCCATTTTTATTTTGCCGAAACACCATTTTGAAGGAAAAGATTTTAATAAAGAGAATATGGAATTTCCTGTAGTATCTGGCCCTTACAAAATCACCGAAGTAAAAAAGAATCGTTACATAAAATTGGAAAGAAGAGGGGACTGGTGGCAAAGAGCCTATCCTTTCAATGAAGGTCGCAATAACTTCGATCAAATTGTCTATAAAGTGTATAACGAAGAAGCCGTAGCCCTCCAAGCTTTTAAAAAAGGAGACATTGATATCTATCCTGTTTATTCCGCCTTTGTTTGGGTTGAAGAGGCAAAGGGAGAACCTTTTGATAAAAATTGGATCGCAAAACAAAGGATCTTCAATTTAAAACCGATTGGCTTTCAAGGTTGGGCCATGAATGGAAGACGTTCCATCTTTTCTGATAAACGTGTTAGAGAAGCAATGAACCTACTGGTGGATCGAAAACTCATGATCGATAAACTAGCGTATGGCGAGTATGATCCTACAAATAGTTATTATCCAGACTTCTATTTAGGTGGTGAAAAAAATCCAAACCAGCCTACTGAGTTTAATATTGAGAAAGCAAGGAAACTACTCGCAGAAGCGGGTTGGAAGCCAAATGCTGAAGGAATTTTGGAAAAGGATGGAAAACCATTCCAGTTTTCTATTCTGGACCGCGATAAAAAAACAGAAAAGTATTTCACTGTATTTCTTGAGAAAGCAAAGGAAGTGGGAATCCGAGCATCGATTGATACTTTAGATTTGGCCGCTTGGAGTGAGCGAGTGGATAAGTATGATTTTGACATGACTTGGGCCGCTTGGGGATCGGGAATTTTTAAAGATCCGGAATCACAATGGCTTTCTAAATATGCAGATGAAGCAGGACAGCCAAACTTACCTGGTCTTAAAATAGACGAAGTGGATAAACTCATCGAAAAACAAAAAACGGAATTTTCTGTCTCTAAACGAAATGAAATCTTAAAACAAATTGATCGGATTGTTTATAAAGAATATCCTTATGTTTTGTTATGGCATTTACCGAGCACAAGACTTTTGTATTGGCAAAAATATGGAGTGCCTAGTCTTCCTCTCGGAAAGTATGGAGACGAAAGTTTTTCTTCTGACTACTGGTGGTATGATGAAGAAAAAGATAAAAAATTATCCGATGCATTGTCCAAAAATGAGAAATTTACAGATTACGAAGCTGTGGTTCGTTGGAAGTAG
- a CDS encoding membrane protein — MLFSKRNLPSFYIFSFIFFVFGFYQAYKWKWICDDAYISFVYARNFYEGSGLVFNLGERVEGYTNFLWTLFLSSGFAIGIKPQHLSIGAGIFFYLSTLFVFFWEENRISLGKIYPLLVVHLALFFHLYIFATSGLETSVFTFFICFGLLLWEKQSWFLLPVFFLSALVRPEGALFLFVASLDLIFRKQDWKPFVFGILFLCFLGFRYFYYQDILPNTFYAKGNKGAYFLQGAYYFLYFAQSYPIYLLVLLIAGIQIYQSLRYKKEFRFLLASVLLYILYVFYVGGDFMGNRFWIPILPYLSYLAFVQISEWDLNSQIESNQSSLFTSLYIKNRLLVSFFFILSTAVYTDPLKIKGTRIPDWHGIVEERMFYENHLIRTEGYDVDALADSRVAFFGAQAHFIYYLRPAFAFEAESGLTDREFAKKKVETRGRIGHEGELTKKDLVDRKIDILLDNRLHGVKLPHIQYTWRGVPIRFYVWNYDPIKFKRLCVRSDWNCDDLFVTFQSNHWDSNQPMFFGNQ; from the coding sequence ATGTTGTTTTCAAAACGAAATCTCCCTTCCTTTTATATTTTTTCTTTCATTTTTTTTGTATTTGGTTTTTACCAAGCCTATAAGTGGAAGTGGATCTGTGATGATGCTTACATAAGTTTTGTCTATGCCAGAAATTTTTATGAAGGTTCAGGTCTTGTATTCAATCTAGGTGAGCGAGTCGAAGGGTATACAAATTTCCTTTGGACACTTTTTCTATCTTCTGGATTTGCAATTGGAATCAAACCACAACACCTATCCATTGGGGCGGGGATTTTCTTTTATCTTTCTACCTTGTTTGTTTTTTTCTGGGAAGAAAATCGAATCTCACTTGGAAAAATCTACCCTCTCCTTGTTGTCCATTTAGCATTATTCTTTCATCTTTATATCTTCGCCACTTCGGGGTTGGAAACTTCTGTTTTTACTTTTTTTATTTGTTTTGGTTTGCTGTTGTGGGAAAAACAAAGTTGGTTTCTCCTTCCTGTTTTTTTTCTTTCGGCACTCGTTCGCCCCGAAGGAGCTCTTTTTTTATTTGTAGCTTCTTTGGATTTGATTTTTCGAAAACAGGATTGGAAGCCCTTTGTATTTGGAATTTTGTTTCTATGTTTTCTTGGGTTTCGTTATTTCTATTACCAGGATATACTTCCCAATACCTTTTATGCCAAAGGTAATAAGGGGGCTTACTTTTTACAGGGAGCCTATTATTTTCTTTATTTCGCTCAGTCCTACCCTATATATCTTTTGGTCCTTTTGATTGCTGGGATTCAAATTTATCAATCCCTTCGTTATAAGAAGGAATTTCGATTTCTATTAGCTTCGGTTCTCTTATACATTCTTTATGTTTTTTATGTCGGTGGAGATTTTATGGGGAATCGGTTTTGGATTCCCATTTTACCATATCTGTCTTATTTAGCCTTTGTGCAGATCAGCGAATGGGATTTGAATTCACAAATTGAGTCCAATCAATCATCATTATTTACCTCGCTATATATAAAAAATCGACTTCTTGTTTCCTTTTTCTTTATTCTATCAACGGCTGTGTATACGGATCCATTAAAAATAAAAGGAACTCGGATTCCCGATTGGCATGGAATTGTCGAAGAACGGATGTTTTATGAAAACCATTTAATTCGAACTGAAGGTTATGATGTGGATGCACTTGCTGATTCCCGAGTTGCCTTCTTTGGAGCTCAGGCGCATTTTATTTATTATTTGAGACCGGCTTTTGCCTTTGAAGCTGAGTCAGGACTTACCGATAGGGAATTTGCAAAGAAAAAAGTCGAAACACGTGGTCGAATTGGCCATGAAGGGGAGCTGACTAAAAAAGATTTAGTCGATCGTAAGATAGATATTTTGCTCGATAATCGACTTCACGGGGTTAAGTTACCACATATCCAGTACACTTGGAGAGGAGTTCCCATTCGCTTTTATGTTTGGAATTATGATCCTATTAAATTCAAACGACTTTGTGTTCGGAGTGATTGGAACTGTGATGATTTGTTTGTTACTTTCCAATCCAATCATTGGGATTCGAACCAGCCTATGTTTTTTGGAAACCAATAA
- a CDS encoding STAS domain-containing protein, whose amino-acid sequence MEITRREKDKIVVLDINGEIDLYNAPEIKDVIAKLIEEQKYCIVINLEKVSYIDSSGIGALISSLSNLKKYQGGLKIINVAGSVRKVFELTKLTSFFEIFDSEDEAVTAFK is encoded by the coding sequence ATGGAAATCACCAGAAGGGAAAAAGATAAAATCGTAGTCCTCGATATTAACGGGGAAATCGACCTTTATAACGCGCCTGAGATCAAGGATGTAATCGCCAAATTGATCGAAGAACAAAAGTATTGCATCGTCATCAATCTCGAGAAGGTTTCCTACATCGACTCTTCCGGAATTGGAGCTTTAATTTCAAGTTTGTCCAACTTGAAGAAATATCAAGGTGGGCTTAAAATCATCAACGTGGCTGGTTCGGTTCGTAAAGTATTTGAACTCACAAAGTTGACTTCATTTTTTGAAATTTTTGACAGCGAAGACGAAGCCGTCACTGCTTTTAAGTAA
- a CDS encoding polyphenol oxidase family protein: protein MEFSQVIPTTYGKIRYGTVGKQTLGDLKEKYPFYPKTHERWMDYTKDWAIRKFENFSDRIVTLNQVHGDKIHSIHYPDPVTPGREQLFEGDGLYTELQNTLLVVRTADCVPVFLYSNKRPFVAVLHSGWKGTNLGITELLLGELLHFGYELDEIEIEIGPYIQGQDYEVGEDVAAHFLSLGEAVCFPKENGKFLLDVGLAIEVRVRKQFGTSFQIKNSHTNVFQNPLYFSHRAKEEGRNLNFILWES from the coding sequence ATGGAATTTTCACAAGTCATTCCCACCACCTATGGAAAAATCAGATATGGTACTGTTGGCAAACAAACATTAGGTGATTTAAAAGAAAAATATCCCTTTTATCCTAAAACTCATGAGAGATGGATGGATTACACAAAAGATTGGGCAATAAGGAAATTCGAAAACTTTTCGGATAGGATAGTGACACTCAACCAAGTGCATGGAGATAAGATCCATTCGATTCATTACCCTGATCCAGTGACGCCGGGACGCGAGCAACTGTTCGAAGGAGATGGGTTGTATACGGAATTACAAAATACGTTACTTGTGGTTCGCACAGCAGATTGTGTTCCCGTATTTCTCTACTCTAATAAACGGCCGTTTGTAGCAGTCCTCCATTCAGGTTGGAAAGGGACTAATTTAGGAATAACCGAATTATTATTAGGTGAACTTTTGCATTTTGGATATGAGTTGGATGAGATTGAAATTGAGATTGGACCCTATATCCAAGGACAGGATTACGAAGTAGGGGAGGATGTGGCTGCCCATTTTCTTTCTTTAGGGGAAGCAGTTTGTTTTCCGAAAGAAAATGGAAAGTTTTTATTGGATGTGGGGCTTGCGATTGAAGTGCGTGTTAGGAAGCAGTTTGGAACTTCGTTCCAGATCAAAAATTCCCATACCAATGTATTTCAAAACCCTCTTTACTTTAGCCATAGGGCAAAAGAAGAGGGCCGCAATTTAAACTTTATACTTTGGGAATCTTAA
- a CDS encoding RelA/SpoT family protein: MGLYQDIKDKQELFDAVHKRLGPEKASFIEKAYNIADKMHEGQKRLSGEPYIIHPMNVASVLDELGLDERAIAAGLLHDVVEDTSYSKEDMAREFGDDIAALVEGVTKISEIKSQSKETEAAENIRKMLLATIKDVRVMLIKLADKTHNVRTLKFQPEEKQKRIAKEVLSLYAPIAGRLGVYKVKFELEDLAFQSLHPEEYQEIKKRVSAKKSERDEYIEKIKIILKQRLAEISIDARLDGRAKHFYSIYRKMVTKEKSFSEIFDLRALRIITNEIKDCYGVLGIVHTLWTPIPGRFKDYIATPKTNLYQSLHTTVFGPDGRPMEVQIRTKDMNAIAENGVAAHWAYKESTNLSKTSVILQNGVENAFRMKWLEILKSWQDPSLDSKEFMEELQYDLHEDEVFVFTPKGEIIEMPKGATVLDYAFRIHTDVGLHARGGKVNGRMVTLRTELKSGDQVEIITEKSSKPSPIWLRIVKTSGARQKLRAYFRKLQEDSQRETIGSVLEASTHAIDENTIKEIKKVKIKKTHKAHPHQEESKEFGISVAGWNDVPVRVASCCKPIPGDEIIGFITRGRGVSVHKKDCTTATKQLEWMKTIPVRWEGPGEPIPIQIEVRAKDVQGIYLSMVESISSTETNILEAGASSHPNGTLTAKFMLEVDHLDQLKEILENLRMIQGVVFAERVKK, encoded by the coding sequence ATGGGATTATACCAAGATATTAAAGACAAACAGGAGTTATTTGATGCTGTCCATAAAAGACTTGGGCCAGAAAAAGCCAGTTTTATAGAGAAAGCTTACAATATTGCGGACAAAATGCACGAAGGACAAAAACGTTTGTCTGGGGAACCTTATATCATACATCCCATGAATGTCGCCTCCGTACTAGACGAACTAGGTTTGGACGAAAGAGCGATTGCCGCTGGCCTTTTGCATGATGTGGTGGAAGATACTAGTTATAGTAAAGAAGATATGGCTCGTGAGTTTGGGGATGATATTGCCGCACTTGTAGAAGGTGTGACTAAAATTTCCGAAATCAAATCTCAATCGAAAGAAACAGAAGCCGCAGAAAATATCCGTAAAATGTTACTCGCAACAATCAAAGATGTACGGGTGATGTTAATCAAATTGGCTGATAAAACACATAACGTCAGAACCTTAAAATTCCAACCGGAAGAAAAACAAAAACGAATTGCCAAAGAAGTTTTGTCGTTGTATGCACCCATTGCGGGTAGACTTGGCGTTTATAAAGTAAAATTTGAGTTGGAAGATTTGGCTTTCCAATCTCTACACCCTGAAGAATACCAAGAGATTAAAAAACGTGTCTCTGCTAAAAAATCAGAACGTGATGAATATATTGAAAAAATAAAAATTATCCTTAAACAAAGGTTAGCTGAAATTAGTATTGATGCTCGTCTTGATGGTCGAGCAAAACATTTTTATTCCATTTACCGAAAGATGGTGACTAAGGAAAAATCTTTTTCAGAGATCTTTGACCTTCGTGCTCTTCGGATCATCACTAATGAAATTAAGGATTGTTATGGGGTTCTTGGAATTGTTCATACACTTTGGACACCAATTCCAGGTAGGTTTAAAGATTATATTGCAACACCCAAAACGAACTTATACCAATCCTTACATACAACTGTTTTTGGCCCTGATGGTCGTCCTATGGAAGTCCAGATTCGAACCAAAGATATGAATGCCATTGCCGAAAATGGTGTGGCTGCCCACTGGGCCTATAAAGAATCCACAAACCTCTCTAAAACTTCAGTTATATTACAGAACGGTGTTGAAAACGCCTTCCGAATGAAATGGTTAGAAATTCTGAAATCTTGGCAAGACCCAAGCCTTGATTCAAAAGAATTTATGGAAGAACTTCAGTATGACCTCCATGAGGATGAAGTTTTCGTTTTTACCCCCAAGGGTGAGATCATCGAGATGCCTAAAGGTGCTACTGTCCTCGATTATGCTTTTCGAATTCATACGGATGTGGGACTTCATGCTCGTGGTGGGAAGGTGAATGGGCGAATGGTTACACTTCGTACGGAACTGAAATCTGGTGATCAAGTAGAGATTATCACGGAAAAAAGTTCCAAACCTTCTCCTATTTGGTTACGAATTGTAAAAACTTCGGGCGCAAGACAGAAGTTACGTGCCTATTTTAGAAAATTACAAGAAGACTCACAAAGGGAAACCATTGGTTCTGTATTGGAAGCATCAACACATGCGATTGATGAAAATACGATTAAAGAAATCAAAAAAGTAAAAATCAAAAAAACTCACAAGGCCCACCCACACCAAGAAGAATCCAAAGAGTTTGGTATTTCTGTTGCTGGTTGGAATGATGTGCCTGTAAGAGTGGCTTCTTGTTGTAAACCGATTCCTGGGGATGAAATCATAGGGTTTATTACCCGCGGCAGGGGAGTGAGTGTCCATAAGAAGGATTGTACTACTGCAACCAAACAACTCGAGTGGATGAAGACCATTCCCGTTCGTTGGGAGGGACCCGGGGAACCGATCCCGATTCAAATCGAAGTGCGAGCCAAAGATGTGCAAGGAATCTATTTGTCGATGGTGGAATCCATCTCTAGCACAGAAACAAATATTTTGGAAGCAGGGGCGTCCTCCCATCCCAATGGAACTCTTACCGCCAAATTTATGTTAGAAGTTGATCATTTGGACCAGTTGAAGGAAATTTTGGAAAACTTACGGATGATTCAGGGCGTGGTTTTTGCAGAAAGAGTTAAAAAATAA
- a CDS encoding alpha-amylase family glycosyl hydrolase codes for MKEPLESLILDLKKSPSFLWADEIWFMGVWKNSPKSRSIARNMPELQPNYHSVKENLELEDIYGSPYSIFEYLPDPLVSKEKDLTNLYTNIKRLGKKLILDFVPNHIAIDSPLVDTNPNLFLIANESVSSRNSFLHPNGNVYVHGRDPYFDGWTDTIQWDFSNPNVEKKHIEILKSIAKQCDGVRCDMAMLLLPDVFEKTHGKKSFYDWACVIQAVREEYPHFKFYAEAYWGMEDRLLSLGFNASYDKSMYDAFKNQNFNFISQNLRQNSGLRNIRFLENHDEERAKHQFGDNSHIYFSLLCATDCILLFHAGQEMGFTKKIPVQMIHTDEEKPNLNSIEFYERAFAVTAKRQENSMVFWPDYKEYNGRSVFVKSIETENITELFLWNEQTSEVSGWIPFQEGIQFQPSLTDIVTGNTYPQTKSEQGIYFKLAPNQVQWFIF; via the coding sequence ATGAAGGAACCATTGGAATCTCTGATCCTTGACCTAAAAAAATCCCCATCCTTTCTTTGGGCAGATGAAATATGGTTCATGGGAGTCTGGAAAAATAGCCCCAAATCTAGGTCCATTGCACGAAACATGCCGGAGCTCCAACCCAACTACCACTCCGTAAAAGAAAACCTAGAGTTAGAAGATATCTACGGTTCTCCATATTCGATTTTCGAATATCTACCGGACCCACTTGTCTCGAAAGAGAAGGACTTAACCAACCTATACACAAACATAAAACGATTAGGAAAAAAACTCATCCTCGATTTTGTGCCAAACCATATTGCCATTGACTCTCCTCTTGTTGATACTAACCCTAATTTGTTTTTAATTGCTAACGAATCTGTATCCTCTAGGAATTCATTTTTGCACCCAAACGGAAATGTTTACGTTCACGGAAGGGATCCTTATTTTGATGGTTGGACCGATACCATCCAATGGGATTTTTCTAATCCAAATGTAGAAAAAAAACATATAGAGATATTAAAAAGCATCGCCAAACAGTGTGACGGTGTTCGCTGCGATATGGCAATGTTACTTCTTCCCGATGTTTTTGAAAAAACTCACGGGAAAAAATCTTTTTATGACTGGGCCTGCGTGATCCAAGCCGTTCGAGAAGAATATCCCCATTTTAAATTCTATGCAGAAGCCTATTGGGGGATGGAGGATCGTCTCCTAAGTTTAGGATTTAATGCTAGTTATGATAAGTCTATGTATGATGCCTTCAAAAATCAAAACTTCAATTTTATTTCTCAAAACTTAAGACAAAATTCTGGATTAAGAAATATTCGATTTTTGGAAAACCATGACGAAGAGAGAGCCAAACACCAATTTGGTGACAACTCCCACATTTATTTCAGCTTACTTTGTGCAACGGATTGTATTTTATTATTCCATGCGGGACAAGAGATGGGATTCACCAAAAAAATTCCTGTCCAAATGATTCATACCGATGAGGAAAAACCAAATCTCAATTCCATCGAGTTTTACGAGCGAGCGTTTGCCGTAACTGCCAAACGACAAGAGAATAGTATGGTTTTCTGGCCAGATTACAAAGAATACAATGGTCGTTCTGTTTTTGTAAAATCCATCGAAACTGAAAACATTACAGAGCTTTTTCTTTGGAATGAACAAACTAGTGAGGTATCAGGTTGGATTCCCTTCCAAGAAGGAATCCAATTCCAACCAAGTTTAACAGATATTGTGACAGGGAACACTTATCCGCAAACAAAGTCGGAACAAGGAATTTATTTCAAACTAGCACCAAACCAAGTGCAATGGTTTATTTTTTAA
- a CDS encoding response regulator: MQSGIGPTGRPYQILIAENSKFQSKQLQQILESEGFKIIGVAETGKELLQMYKDNRQQIDLVTIEIFLPEVDGYAAFWDMKEMGVLPRILFISEENTPSVIKALLENGAMDYIVKPIKREKILEKIKETLLKIPKV, translated from the coding sequence ATGCAATCAGGCATCGGACCGACAGGCAGACCTTATCAAATTCTCATAGCAGAGAATTCCAAATTCCAATCCAAACAACTCCAACAAATTTTGGAATCAGAAGGTTTCAAAATCATCGGAGTTGCCGAAACGGGCAAAGAACTTTTACAAATGTATAAGGACAATCGCCAACAGATTGATCTTGTTACTATTGAGATTTTTCTTCCTGAGGTGGATGGGTATGCTGCATTCTGGGATATGAAAGAAATGGGAGTTCTTCCAAGAATTCTTTTCATCTCGGAAGAAAATACTCCTTCGGTGATCAAAGCCCTTTTGGAAAATGGAGCGATGGACTATATCGTAAAACCCATCAAACGAGAAAAGATCCTAGAAAAAATCAAAGAAACTCTTCTTAAGATTCCCAAAGTATAA